tCTCACCTCTATGGCACGTGTCCCACCAGGGTCACCTTTCCATGCCCACTGCCAGACATCCCCACACATCtcaccaggcactgctgccagaGGGCTGAGTTTGCAGGGGCCACCACTGCGGCCAGGACATGGAAGGGCACTGCCACCATGATCCTGGGAAAGGCTCCACCATTGTCTTTCGGGGCAGCCCTAGGAGGCTGTTCAATGCTTCTGCAGGTTTtggccccagagcagagcatttgggcctgtgctggggctgaaGGCACCTCTTACAGGAGGGACTGTCCCTACAGggagggtggcactgggctcCTCTTCCTATCAGGGGCTCACCTGTCAGCACTGTGCTCTGCTTGGCAGGCAGGATGGGCACCTGCCTGCTCCagagagcacaggcagcacatgGGGTAGCAAGAGAGACatccgtccatccatccatccatccatccatccatccatccacaaAGTCATCAGGACAGGCTGGTGGAGGTGGCTCTGTCCTGCCTAAACCAGACAAGCCCTTACAGACAGGGGGGCAGCCCCACAGTTTCAACCATGACCCCACCAGGACCCAGAGAAgtgcccctgccagcccccctgccccccgACAGCCCCCATGTCACCGCTCACCCTGGTGGTGGCGGGTCCTTCTCCCACTTCCTCCAAAAGCCAAAAAAGCCAAGTTAGCACAAATAGAAGCAGTCTGTCTCCTTCCCAGGCCTGGGAGACAAACCACAGCGGCTTCTGCATACTTGAGTAGCCTCTTCCTACCCAGTCATCCCAAAAGCATTCCAGTAATGTTACATCTTGGATCCTTCCTTATTGTGCCAGGACACTATCCTTGGCAGGGGACTGGATCCATTGGGAAGTGGCAGGAACTGTGCACAGCAAATGGGTATTTCTGCCAAGTGGTGCCGGGACACAGACCCCACTGCTGCATTTGGCTCTTCCCAAAATTCCTAATGTACCCACTCCACAGCCAGctacaggaaaagcaaaagcagtgtCCACTCAGTCTATGTATGTATCTATATGCCTGTGTGTACATCACCCTCAGACCTGTGTGAGAACCCATTTTAaacttgaattaattttaaaaggttgaTTTCTAAGGAAAACTCCCCCCCTGTACACACTCACTAAGAGCTTCCCATGTGGTGAATGCCATCAGCTGCCCCCAATGCCCGGAGCTGGGACGGACACCAGGATGCCAccgagcagccccagcactgccacacaCATCTCACGTTCTCTGAAAGTCACGGGACAGAGATGGTATTTTGGAGGACAGGTACAGCCTCCCCCCACATCAGATCATTCCCTGGAGGATCCCATGTCCCCACGGCCGGAGCTATTCCTGTCCAGCGATGAGCTACTGCTCTCCCGGCTGTTGCACAGTATCAGTGACAGAGGCCGGCCGGGCAGTGTCCCCGTCGGCCACAGAACCCGCCGCTGGCACCGCTCCCGGGGGCTGATCCCAGGCTGGACCCGAGGGGTGCTGCAGGGGTGTGAGCGGGGGACCCCCGGCAGCCCCCCGGCCGTGGGCACGCGGGGATTTTCCACTCTCCGCTGTGCGCAGGCATTTCCCGAGGTCGGGAAGGGCGCAGCTCCCGCGGAGCCGGCGTTTCCCCATTAGCATAGCGGGAACAGGGACCCTTTTCTTCTCCCGACTGGCGCAGGGcgggggctggcagtgctggggctgtgaCACCACGAGGGCGGTGGAGGGACGGGGGAGAACGCGAGAAACCTGCTGCCCAGGGGAGCGGCACCGGGGAGGCGGAGAGAACAAGGACAGGGCTGAACCCCCCCGATGTGCCCCCGGGCAAGGGGCTGCGGGGCTCTGCCCGGGAAAGTCCAGCACACGGAAGCCCCCGGagccccagtgcagcccagggCCGGGGCTCGGGTCCCTGCTCACACCTCGGCACTGGGCTCCAGCCCGAGAGGCCAAAGGTCTCTGCGGGGTCCCTGCACTGGAGAGGCACCGCCGCGGCCAGAGCACAAGAAGCCAGCCGAGAGACATGAATGCCAAAGGACAGCAGAAGACATTGCCCAGCTCCCATTGTCCCACAGCCACCCCATACCGCTAGTgagctccctgcctgccaccACTGCTTCTCCCTTAAAACATTCCTCATTTAAAATAACCCCAAAGTAACGCTCCAATCTCCAACAGCAAACAGGTGGGGTGCACTGGGATGGACGCTGCctggagggagggggtgggatgCTGTTGGGATGCCCGCGGGCCTCAGGCTGCACTGCAAGACGCAGCGCTGCGGGAAAGCTTCCCTCCGGGATGGGCAATTAGGCAATTACTTAATCCCCACGTGCCGGCTCCTGCGGCAGAAGAAGCGCTCGGATGAGCAGGAGAGCACTCCTGAGAGCTGGGCAGCACCCAGAAGGGCCTTCTGGGGCAAAGGCATCAacccctccatcccacagctctgaaGCAGCCAGTCGGTCCCACGGCATTCCCTCAGCACGGCCCTTCCAGAGGGCTGAGGCAGCGCAGCAGGATGTtgcctctcccagcactggTGGCACTTGTGTCCTGCTGATGCTTTGCCCTCCAATACCAGTGACACTTTTCCTTAGCCCAGATGTCCACTGGGCTTCCAGAAACAACCTGAGGGCTCCTGGTGTGTCATCCAGGGCTGTAAAAAGCCCCCTACACTCCCTGTCCTGTGGGGggtcctggcacaggctgggtcTGTGCTTTTCCCTCACAGGATGCTCCAGTTTGCAAACACCAGTGAGAGAATTTACAAACACAGATTGATttagcacacacacaaaagccaaacaaacttTTCAGCTGACTAGTCCTCATAGACTGGCTGAACACCTCAGTTTTACTGAGCAAGAGACAACATCACCGAAAAAAATCAGTTGACAGTTTTGGAGAAtttctgctgtgccagctgggggggctcctgccctcaTTCCCTGAGACTTCCACAGGTCTGTAAGCTCAAAGCTGTGAGCTGGAAAGCTTGGAGTGTTCAACAGAGCCCTGGGGATGTGCTTAGTATGGGGGAAGAGCTATTTAAACGCATTTAAAAGAGCATAACTGATAGGGTGACATTTTTGAGATCCTATAGACAAATTACACAAATTATAAATAGACTCAAGTGATAGGGAAAGAAATTGGGGGTTTTTGAGACCCATATGTCCATCTGATTTTAACTCTGGTAATAATAAGCAAGCATCCAAGAGTAAATATCTGTGAGCGTCTACAGAGGCTCCCACACAGGACAGAATTCCAGCAaaaacctgctgctgtgctccagtTCTCACTCAAGCAtgttgaagagaaaaagaaatataaatcagGCTGCATTTTTAAGTATAAAAGGGGGCATAAGCAGATCACTCACCAGGCATATTTCCTTCCCCTGGGAATagcactgagctgctggagcccgGCTGGGACATTAATCCTCTGCCCCCAAGGCAGGCGCCAGAACAGCCCAAGGAATTGCAGCAGTTCTTATTATtagcaggagcaggaggctcCCATGGCCAAACGCCCGGGAGCGACAGGGGAGGGCTGACAGTACATGTGTGCTCCTGCACACGCGtgtacagacacacacaacCATAACACACTGGCACCTCCGTGCTCAGGCACAGAccaccacagcacagagccGGGGGCCAGGACACCCTCCTGGCTCATCCTCAAGAGCCCAGGGTTGCTGAAACCCCACCAGGGCCAGGCTGATCTTGTGGGCACCCCGAGAGCAGAGCACCCCAAagctgagggggctcagggcATGGGCAGACGGGTCCAGTGGGCACAGAGCAGGTGGCAGCAGACActgaaaacaaaccagcagcgggcacagcttctcttggcaccTGTTCAGTCAAAACCCCTGCCCAAGGATGCCCTTTCCTTCAGCCACTGACTGCACAGACAAGGAGAGACACTTCACGCTTGGGGACAACAAGTGCCCATCCCATGCCCATCCCGTGCCCCTTGGCACTACACTCCAGGGCATTTCCAGGGCTGGACAGGAGCCATGTGCCACTCCCAGCCTTCTCTGGGGGTGCCAAGAAAGCTCCAagaaaaaagcttcagaaaaccCTTTCTGCCAaccctcacacacacaaagactCATTATGTGACAGCGAATTCTTTTCGCCCCCCACggctgcaggggctgccaggCTTGTCCTGGGGAGGGATcgtgctgccagccctgtgccaggggctgagcaggagccaCATGCTTCCGTGCTCCAAAGGGAACCAAGAGGTAGAAGAGGTTTTACTGGAACAGATCCTGGCTGCAGGTGGGGTGCAGACTGGTGTCCCCACACCacgtgctgggctgtgctgtgttggacatctgcctctgctgctgggcagaATTCCAAAACCCTGAGAAAGAAGAGGcagcagccccatcccagctctcaGCCCTGTGGGTTTTGCTAAGGGAGGGCTGAGTTACAGGGAGAGGAAGGTTTTAAATCAGTGCCTGGGATAAATAATTGCACATTCTGTTTATGAGCCTGCGACAGCAACACAAAACACCAGGAAAAGACTTGAAAAGAACCAGAAAACACAATCCCAGTGAAATCCAGCAGTTCTTCCTGAGCTGTAAAATTTACcctctgtctttttcttgtAGAAATCAATGAGCTCATCAGGCTCTGCCTTGCAACAATGGGGatgtgggaagcaggagaaCAGGCATAGGGATGGGGGAAGCACCAGGAGAACGgttgcagggatggggctgctcCGAAGGCTCCATCAGCCCCCACATGTGGGCACGGCAGAGCCCGGAGTTCTCCACAACCAAATAACAAGGACAGAGGTCTTGAGGGTGAAGCAGGAGTTTAGGGTAAAGAGAAGATAGAGCAGCCGGTGTCTGCCAGAGCATCAGGACCAGCCAGGCACCTGAAGGGAGCAGGGAGTGGGGCGCAGGTAACAGGCACACACAGTCACTGAGAGAGGCACTTACCAGCTCCCCCGGGGACAGCGAGGAGGCATTAACCTCGTCATTAACCTCGTCATTAACCTCATCTTCATCCCAGTCCAGGGTGTTGTGGTCTCTCTCCAGgtctgccctgagcagcccctcTGGATCTGTTTTGCCATTCCCGAGCACGTGCCCAGGCTTTGTCTGGGAATGTTCATCAAAGGCCAACAattcactgctgctgaaaagtTTATTCTTGCCTGTAGCATCCTCGCCGTGCCCTGCAGGACTCTCTGTGAGGCTGAAAAATCTTGGCCAGTGCCTTCCAGTTCTCCGGGAAAAAGATCCCCACAGGAAGGGCGCAGAGTTGTCATGGATCAACGCAGAGTCAGGTTCATCCTCAGGACTGCACTCGCTGCTCCTTGGACAGAAGAAGCCACAGACACCTGCCTCACCTTCCTCATCTTCAGCTGATGAGGAAAagtgcagggtcaggagctcACCCCACTGGCCTGGAGACACCAGTGGCTGTTCTTGGTGCTCAGCACTCCTTGTGTCCATTGTCCATGGACGGAACCCCCACCGCTGGCAAAGCTGGCAACGCAAACCCATAACTTCTTAGCAAGAACCACCCAGGAGATGACATTTagtttgcttttctcattttcctttccatcccATTTGATTAGAAAGGGATGTAATGGCCCTTATTCGAGGAATGTCCATGCTCTCCTCACTGGAACATGTGGACTCACAGCACAGGCTCAGCTGGGTTTgtattcttcattttaaaataccaaactCCTTTTAGCCCTTCAGAGGATCTCATGCTTCACATTGTGCTCTTTTCACTGCCAGCAGTGCAGCACtaggggaagaggaggggtttGGAGGGGGCTCATGTGCATGGATTTTAGCCAGGTGCTGTCTGAGGTGTGTCTCAGGGCAGGAGATGCTGCCCCTGGACCcttgggaggagctggggcCGAGCCTTCTCCACAGGCAGGAGGAGTTCAGCCAAGACAGGGGATCCCTCCATCTGCTCCCACCCTGGGCatggcagcactggggcagctCATCCCCCACTGCCACCCCACAGGGACAATGGAGCACTGTGTGGCAGGAGCCCTCCCGCTGTGCCTTGCTGTGCCCAAGGCTCCCACTGATGCTCCCTCACCTCCATCCACAGCtcaaacagcagcttctgagCCACAGAGGGCTTAGAATGCAGATGTGCCGAGGTACCAGGCACGGGGAGGCCGTGACACCCCAAACAACACTTTGTTCCCTTCCCTTAAACGTGGACAGAGGGACAAGGGTCAGGAAGAGTAACAGGGGTGGAAACAGCGAACCTGCATCAGGAAGTGCCCttattgttttctgttccaGCCATGGCTGGGAACAAATCTACAGCAAGCTTGCACTTCTCTCTCTTAGGGAcccctcccctgcagcacaAGCATTGATTGCCCCCTGACAGCAGAGCAACACAGTGACCCTCagtctgtgccagcagcagccccgggTGTTGGGctccctgtcccacctgcccccagtgctgctctccccGTGTCTGCACTGAGGACCCCCCGTGCTGGGCACACCATGCCCGTCCCACCCCTCACTGCCTGCCACCCCTGTGCCGAGTACCTGCGATGTGGAGACTCAGCAGCCTCCAGCCTGActtgcagctcccacagccatGCCATCGATCCTGCCAGGAAAGCCAAAGGTCGGGGCTCACGGGTTCACTGTGCCAGGGGTCAGTCAACAGCTTCACTGGATGAGTTGCTCCCTGATTTTACTGGGAAAGTCCTTCCTTCCACTGTTACCTGTCCCATTCATTTACCCTAAGTTACAATCCAGCACACAGtatatttgccttaaaaaattagcttgggggaaaaaaatgctaaatcCAAGCTTTATCCAAATAAAGTGTAACTACAAACCATGGAGCTGCATCCGGAAACAGCTCTTTTGAGTGGAAGAGTTGCATTTCCAGCCCagtaaattgcctttttttaaaaaaaaaaatgcccccTGTTGAATGAAAGTATCTTCTTGCCTCGAACTGGTAACTCACCGAGCAGGCAGAGAACCCGCAGCAGGGGCCGAGGCTGGCAACACTCAGCTCACCTCTCGTGGCTGCCCGCAAGCCCTGTCCTGGCTGCGGGACCCGAAAACCCCGGCTGTGCATCCCGGAGCAACCCCGATGGAGCCGGAAACCAAGGCGGGGGAAGAACCAAGCTACAAAAGGCGGTCAGGGACGGCGCGGTCCTGCTGCCCTCTTGTGACCATCGGGCCGTGGTGGCCTTCCCCAGCCCGCAGCCCATGCCCGGCACAGGGGCAGCGTGTCCTTGCTGCCACCgtgtccctgctgccaccagaCCCGGGCCAAGGCTCACCAGCCATGGCTGTGGCATGAGTGTCCCCACTGTCACCCAAGTGACCGTCACCCACTCTGCATCCCCAGTGCAGAGCACGGACACAGTGCTGGCCATTGCCTCAAATCCCAGtgcaggacagggaaggagTTAATTGCCATTGGTTCATTAGCCAGGTCAGGGCTGGGGGTAATTGCCTATCGTTCATTAGCCACTCAGAGATGGGGTTTAATATCCATTCATTCATGAGGCACCATCTTACCAGGTCTCTGTTCCCCCTTCACCCCACCTCAGTCAGCCCCCGGCTCACTGAGCCCtggccagtgctgctgggcacACTCGGGTCCCTGCAGCCACCTGAACCCCAATTCTGGGGCACACCAGCACCGCTGCTCCTTCCCCAAGCTGTCTGTGACCAGCTGGGAGCACTGGCAAGATCTGAGCCTGAGTAGGGCGACATCCTGGCTCGGCCCCGGGGGCTCTGGCACACATGGCCatgtcctgctgtccctgtcGGGCCAGGGGGACACGAGGGCAGGGACTGGGGAGCttccccctcctgcctcagctggGCCCGGGGAGCTCCCGTGGGACAGgcacagagagcacagagctTCCACCCGCACATCACACTGCCCACGGCACCTTCATCCGcttgaattttcaaattttaaagttaaaaacaaattttctttttattggtATTACATAGatcaaaattaaatacatacaACAACTTCTGCTGATAAACAGTATTAGAAAAATCCTAGTAGGAAAGCAAGCCTGGTTTGTGCATCAAAGAatcagctgcttctctgcagaACAGTTCAAACACTTCATTAAAGGCAACGCAGCTGCTTCcccctgcttttctttccccctggAAAGTACAGCAGTTGTTACCACAGACATTTCCAGCACAAGCTAAACCTCTGTTGCGGTCCCAGGGATCACTCACCTGCACAGCCCTCGGGGAGGGATGGCTGGACACCtggacaggacaagggacatTCAGGGGGCACTGAGCACCCCGAGGTAACACCAGTAGTTTAAAGCACTACCAGCATTAACTGCAGGCATCTGCAAATATCCAGGCATTTCACTTGCCTGAACTGAAATGCTTTGGTTGTATTTAACGTGCCCGAGTTCCGTTGGCTTTGGCATCGCTCACCCACCAAGGGACAAGGTGGTTCTGTCACAGtgggggctctgcaggacaTCCACGGGTGGCTGAGGAACAAATCCCAGTTTGGGCTTCTTGATTTCCTGACGTCACCTAAGACAGTTCCTCTCCAGTCATTCCCACTGGTGCTCCCCACTCCGTCTCTCTGTGCCGTTTATACTCCACTCACAAAAAGGGCTCCAATAATCACGACATCCGAGTGGAAAGGCCAGGCTACTCCACGGCTCTTCCAGAACTAACTGGAACCAATTATAACATCAACTGGAGCCATGAAAACCCAGAAAGTCTGGTTTCCTTCCCAACTGCTGCCAACTCAAACCCACAGAGGTCACACCTCCAGTGACACAGACCCTCCTGGAGATGTCGCAGCTTTAGGAGGCGATGGCTGCCATGCCAAAGGGGGATTGCCATGagccaaaaaccaaaacaaaatcactCCTTCCCCTATAACCAGGTTACTTCTGCCTGTTCTTGCAGATTAAAAACAGTTCTTGACTGAAAAACTCAGTGACCAGCTGAAAAGTAAAGCAAGTTAATGTAAGAACAATTTTATTCTCTTGTATAAGCCAAGAATGTTGATATAGAACAAATCACTGCGAGACTCAGATCCAAGccaaaaacaaggaaaaggctGGGATTTTAACTCCCctgaaaaatcattttccttcctttcaaaatatttctggatCAGTTAAATGTTACTCCAATTATCCTTCAGCTAGAACAGCAACTCAAGTCACAAGACACTACAGAGACAGAACCCAAGGATTGCTCTGCAAGTGTGGTTGAGTTCTTGTAAAGGAACCCCACTGTAGCCATCAACAGCTTTACTATCCACTTCCCTTGagtatttcttttcagctcCATAAAGCTGAACtaacttttaaattaacaaaaaattgCACACTTAGAAGAAAAACCACATTCCATACCAGTAATAATTTAATGGAAGTTTAAAAATTCCCCATTTCCATGGCCCCCATGTCGATGAACCCCTATagctcctctccagccccttggtgccacagccaggccctgTCACACACAGCAGTTCCTTATCTCCAAAGgtaaaaatgcacttttaatcTGCAACTTAGTGATTTCCATCCCAACCCCCAGCACTAGCAGTGTTTACAGCACAGACTGCTATTGTACACAGAACTATAAATTAGGAACATTCACACCTCAGCAGGACCCACAGACCTCAGGTTCAGTCTATCTGCACAACTGTAGGAAAAAGGACATTTTACAGCAGCTTTTTCACCTCAGATGTTTCGAAGCTCTCCTCTGGATTGCTGACTGAGAACAATGGACAACAGGAACCATTTCTGTACAGTTTCCAAAAGCAGATCCCAGCTCTCATCCCTGTGCCAAAATACACCCAACCCTTGCCCACCTGTGGTTCTCCAGGTGAGGTACAAAAAGCACCTGCAGGGACTGGAGAAAGAAACCCCCTCCCTCTTACAAAAGTgttaagcaaaacaaaagccccACAAAACAGTGTCCAACATCTCAGGGCAAGTataaaggaacaaaatgcaCATTTGCTCACATTTCTGTTGCTGCCCCTGTAACAACCAAAGGAACAGTCACACACAGGCAGGCGAGAGCAGAATCCATGTCCTGCTCCACAGCAGCCTTCACCTTCAGCACCATTTACTGTCCTTCCTTCAAACTGTTCTAAAACTTTGGGGCCCAAGCCCTGGTGTGGTTTGTCAGCACCAAACAGCCCGTGCAGCAAAACCTCAATTTACTGCACAGAACCCCTTGTTTCTATCATATATACACACTCTTGGTGCTCTCCAGGGAATTCTCCCTTCCCAAACGCAGAGTGAGAGCTATAAACCAGTTCCAAACCAGTTCTGAGTGTTTCTGCAGGACTCCAAGCTGGCCCCTGTGGTCACAGGGCCACACCTCTCTGAGCCCACACCCCTCACAGACACAGGGCCAGGGTGACACAGTGCTGAAGGCATCAGGCTGAAACCCTCTCCCCTGCCACAGGAAGGGATGAACACCCACAGCACACAGATATGGGCAAAGGCAACTCCCTGCCACCAGCTCCAATTCACTGCCAAGAGACTCAACTGGGTTTTGCTGAACTCCTGCTTGCCAGGAAAGCCCCCAGTCCCACAATGCCCCACGTGCACATCCCACCACTCCAAAGGGAATGAAAGGAGTCGGACACGTCTTTTCCCTCTCTACACATCACAGCAGTGAAGTTCTACAGTTTGATAAGGCATCTTCATCTTCAGTGAGAATCCAAGCACAGGCACGAACTCTGCCAAGTAGTGTGATCCTGTAACTTCATCTCCCAACAGCTTGGAATTCCAGGATCTCCTGCTCTGTCCTCAGTCCCAGTGGGCACTGTTTATTTAACACCAGTACAGAGCAGGGCTAAATAAACCCCTCAGTAGCTGGACCTCGGTATCTTTCACAAAGAGGGACACACAAACGAGCACTTTTTGCAGCTCTCTGGCTTTATCCCACAACCTGCCTTTTTACAGTATCCCTATATATAAATTAGAAAGAGATAAAGCCAAGGATTCACTGCAGTGTCCATGAAAAACTCCAGTCCGTGTGCCAGTCCCTTGGATGGGGCTCACTGAGGGGTGAAGGTGAGGATCATCCAGCTGATGACGAAGTAGAAGAGGAAGATGGGGTAGACGACGAGCGCCTTGCGGTTGGGGGGCTGGCTGTCGGCCAGGAACGCCGTGGAGGCTGCGGAGACACAACAGTCAGCACAGCCCCACCCGGGACAGGGGCCAACTGTGGGGAAAGGGAAACCACAGCAACCCACTGCTCACACAACGGGCTGCAATCACCAAGTACCGCTCCCTTTTTCACAGAGAAAGGTAAATCACGGAATCACAaaacggtttgggttggaagggacttaaaagCTCCTCCAGTTCcaccaccttccactagcccaagcTGCTCCAAGGacaccaggagcagaggcagaggcTGAACCTGTGCCTGCACGAGGATTAGAAGAATTAGGGTCCAGAAGGCAAGTCCTACAAGGAGCAGtgatggagctgggggggctcagcctggagaaaaagaggctcgggggggaccttctcgctctctgcaactccctgacaggagggggggcCAGgaggggtcgggctctgctcccagggaacaagggacaggaggagagggaacggcctcaggctgtgccagggagggtcaggttggacaccaggaggaatttcctcatcgaaagggtggttgggcattggaagggactgcccagggaggtggtggagtctccatccctggaggtgtccaaggaaggactggactcagtgctctgggctgggggacaaggtgggcatcgggcacaggctggactcgatgggctgggagggcttttccaaactcagtgatcctgggattctTTCTACAGTAGTACAGCTGCCCAGGAAGCACCTCAGACTACATCACCCACTGGCTCTGTCCGAGGGACTGAACGCAGACCAAGCCCCTGAGCAGAGCacacagggcacacacagggcACTCACCCAGGGTGGACCACCCGAACATGGCCACGACCACGATGAGGCGGATGATGAAGCTGATGGTGCCGGCGCccgccagcagcaccagcctgcaCACCAGCATGGCCACGGTGAGCGGCAGCACACAGTaccccagcacacacaggctcTGGAAGAAGGAGCTGCACAGGGACACGGGAACGGGAGAACAGCAGTCAAAGCAGGCAGTGCAGAACTCCACGCACAGGAGAGTGTGAACTGCCACGAACAAACCCACTCACATGGTCCCTCCGAGGAGCTTCGAGTTGAGGGTGATGACCACGGCACCAAACCAGATGATGACAAAGACCTCGGCAAACTGGGGCCCTCCATCGTCCTTGCTGTCTGCAGAACCACCCTGCAGCATCCtggggggagcagagagagacagctgctgtggggacagAGAAATCCTGCTGTGGGGGCAGAGAAATACTGCTGTGGGGGCAGAGAAATCCTGCTGTGGGGGCAGAGAAATCCTGCTGTGGGGGCAGAGAAATCCTGCTGTGGGGGCAGAGAAATCCTGCTGTGGGGGCAGAGAAATCCTGCTGTGGGGGCAGAGAAATCCTGCTGTGGGGGCAGAGAAATCCTGCTGTGGGGGCAGAGAAATCCTGCTGTGGGGGCAGAGAAATCCTGTTGTGGGGGCAGAGAAATCCTGTTGTGGGGACAGACAGGCACTGACTGAGTTTTCCTAAACTGGGGAAGATGGCAGAACAGGATCCCCAAACACTTATCCCCAGTTATGCTGCAGATCAATagtttttcatctctttccttattttcagtAGTATCCTCAGTTTtgcacaggaaaggaaaatggttGTGGCTCAATAGGGGGGATTTCAGCCCATTTGTTTCCCTGTTTTGAGAACTGTGCAAGcattcagaaaagaataaagcCATAGACAACAGGCTAAGAGATGGAAATCAAAGTACCAAAGATTTAGTACCTCTCAtagcagcagagcagtgagtgATTGAACACATTAACCTTAAAGCAAGCTGGGAATAACTATGGGATGCAGGCACCACAGAGCCTGGGGAAGTGAGCAGGCATGAACTGGAATATTTAAATTACACCTCTCCTTCTGCTAAAGCTTTCCCACCACATTACTAAGTGATTTCTGTACTCTGAGTACACAGGTGTGCCTCAGTTACTTACAGACCTCATCAACATTTCCCTCCCACCAGGCAGATCtgaccccccaaactcctggGAGCCACCATCTCCTCCTATCCCTGATCCCTGGACCAGCCTCCCTTCTCCCACCGCTCTCAGGACAcgcagccctgcagctcccacaccagggtcctggctgcagctgggggcAAAGGCATCCAACACAGCTGAATGAGGAAACGTGCCTGGGACACCTTCAGGAAAACCACTCCTAGGACAGGGACCAGGAAGTGCTCACCCTTAAATCCTAAATTTAAGGACAAGAGGTGCTAATAGGCTTGAAGTGtcacaaacatattttataaGAGAATCCAACCAGGCAGTGCTTGTACAAGGCAGAGAGGGATCAGACAAGCTTGATCTCAACACATTAATCCCTTTTGAACATTTCACTTCCCAAATGCACAAGAGCACAAAACCCCAGATCCC
This Chiroxiphia lanceolata isolate bChiLan1 chromosome 14, bChiLan1.pri, whole genome shotgun sequence DNA region includes the following protein-coding sequences:
- the YIPF6 gene encoding protein YIPF6 isoform X1, translated to MTSSSLHVSGAAKMAAAEGSGAGGTLFPGLADVSISQDIPVEGEITVPVGSHSPDEDYSTLDEPVRDTIMRDLKAVGKKFVHVMYPRKSSALLRDWDLWGPLVLCVSLALMLQGGSADSKDDGGPQFAEVFVIIWFGAVVITLNSKLLGGTISFFQSLCVLGYCVLPLTVAMLVCRLVLLAGAGTISFIIRLIVVVAMFGWSTLASTAFLADSQPPNRKALVVYPIFLFYFVISWMILTFTPQ
- the YIPF6 gene encoding protein YIPF6 isoform X2 codes for the protein MFPGLADVSISQDIPVEGEITVPVGSHSPDEDYSTLDEPVRDTIMRDLKAVGKKFVHVMYPRKSSALLRDWDLWGPLVLCVSLALMLQGGSADSKDDGGPQFAEVFVIIWFGAVVITLNSKLLGGTISFFQSLCVLGYCVLPLTVAMLVCRLVLLAGAGTISFIIRLIVVVAMFGWSTLASTAFLADSQPPNRKALVVYPIFLFYFVISWMILTFTPQ